A stretch of the Corylus avellana chromosome ca6, CavTom2PMs-1.0 genome encodes the following:
- the LOC132185292 gene encoding uncharacterized protein LOC132185292: MKTNALYEEARELTYSDFPSKWVWHNKDKEWKLRKQRLCVGRIFYSHPGSGERFYLQMLLNIVKGPRSFEEIRTINSVLYPTFKAACYALGLLDDDKEWHEVLNHASYWVSGKQLRELFATMLIICERERRILRYNDLYLSDSQLQDYALCDIEQLLNKNARSLREFETVPYHNTLLLSQSTNRLLQEELDYDMVVLAEEHIKLLKGLNYEQRKIYDAVIGLVIEEKGGVFLVYGHCGTEKTYLWRTLIYRLRSERKIVIAVASSRIAALLLPSGRTAHSRFQIPINVSNSSTCGLSKVHNLQT; the protein is encoded by the exons ATGAAAACAAATGCTTTGTATGAAGAAGCAAGAGAATTGACTTATTCTGATTTCCCTTCCAAATGGGTTTGGCATAACAAAGACAAGGAATGGAAATTGAGGAAGCAAAGATTATGTGTAGGAAGGATATTCTACTCTCATCCTGGAAGTGGTGAACGATTTTATTTGCAAATGTTGCTTAACATTGTTAAAGGACCTCGGTCTTTCGAGGAAATAAGAACTATAAATAGTGTGTTGTACCCAACTTTCAAGGCAGCATGTTACGCTCTTGGTTTGCTTGATGATGATAAAGAGTGGCATGAAGTTTTAAATCATGCGTCTTATTGGGTTTCAGGGAAGCAACTTCGTGAACTTTTTGCAACAATGTTGATTATTTGTGAG CGAGAAAGAAGAATTTTACGATATAATGACCTATATCTTAGTGACTCACAATTACAAGACTATGCACTTTGTGATATCGAACAGTTATTGAACAAAAATGCAAGGTCTTTGAGAGAATTTGAGACAGTGCCATATCATAACACATTACTTCTTAGTCAAAGTACCAATAGATTATTGCAAGAAGAATTGGATTATGATATGGTTGTTTTGGCAGAGGAGCATATCAAACTTCTTAAGGGTCTAAATTATGAACAAAGAAAGATATATGATGCAGTAATTGGATTAGTAATAGAAGAAAAGGGTGGTGTTTTCTTAGTTTATGGACATTGCGGCACTGAAAAGACTTATTTATGGAGAACCTTGATATATCGATTGCGCTCAGAAAGGAAAATAGTCATTGCAGTTGCATCATCTAGGATTGCAGCATTATTGTTACCTAGTGGAAGAACTGCTCATTCAAGGTTTCAGATACCGATTAATGTATCAAATAGCTCAACTTGCGGATTAAGCAAGGTTCACAACTTGCAAACCTAA
- the LOC132185294 gene encoding uncharacterized protein LOC132185294 produces MTYQNCFEAVDRSLGDILRFSDPQSEVKPFGGKTIVLGCDFRQILPAVSKGRREEIVEASVNRSSLWKYCTIFTLTKNMRLEQNLNDNAAKEFEEWILKISEGELDDSEGEALIKIPSDLLIPHRTHPINDIVDAIYSELQTKYTDAKYLEDRVRNHINMTYTPLNQISTEKDSWNVKVRIIRMWDAVNVANGNELFSLNDNG; encoded by the exons ATGACTTATCAAAATTGTTTTGAAGCTGTTGATCGTTCACTAGGAGATATTTTACGTTTTAGCGATCCACAAAGTGAAGTAAAACCCTTCGGAGGAAAGACAATTGTTCTTGGTTGTGATTTCCGACAAATATTACCGGCTGTATCTAAAGGCCGAAGAGAAGAAATAGTTGAGGCATCAGTTAACAGGTCTTCATTATGGAAGTATTGTACAATTTTTACTTTGACAAAGAATATGAGACTTGAACAAAATCTCAATGATAATGCAGCAAAAGAATTTGAAGAATGGATTTTGAAAATAAGTGAGGGCGAATTAGATGACAGTGAAGGTGAAGCATTGATTAAGATACCATCTGACTTACTAATTCCACATCGTACTCATCCTATTAATGATATTGTGGATGCTATCTATTCCGAGTTGCAAACTAAATACACCGATGCAAAGTATTTAGAAGATAGA GTACGGAATCATATCAACATGACGTACACACCTCTGAATCAAATATCAACCGAGAAAGACTCATGGAATGTGAAAGTTAGAATAATAAGGATGTGGGATGCAGTTAATGTAGCAAATGGCAATGAGCTTTTCAGCCTTAATGATAATGGCTGA